A stretch of the Narcine bancroftii isolate sNarBan1 chromosome 14, sNarBan1.hap1, whole genome shotgun sequence genome encodes the following:
- the tlnrd1 gene encoding talin rod domain-containing protein 1 — MANSGSAKPTGSISSQQRRRLVFMCDMCKGKMQLVADLLLLSSDNRPVHTDSLSAESFDKSRDAVIARTKGLSILTHDVQSQLNMGKYAEVGDSLAEMCELVVALVESSAHAAYLAAAEAPGSQAAVAGLVDRYRMSRARHEVEQSCGLLRTASVSELSPPLLLEVSRGISRGLRSLTDACVLASDSSRDRFAREQFKLGVKCMSSSATALLACVRELKARPCEAARARCVLFGGPLLQAVHALVGFATEPQFLGKAACVSAEGRAVQTAVLGGAMSVVSACVLLTQCLRDIALHSDSTKAPDYRQRLQNSALAVSDGCNLLSQALRDRTSPRTLPPLNCHSVN, encoded by the coding sequence ATGGCTAACAGCGGCTCGGCCAAGCCGACGGGCAGCATCAGCTCCCAGCAGCGGAGGAGGCTCGTCTTCATGTGCGACATGTGCAAGGGCAAGATGCAACTGGTGGCCGACCTGCTCCTGCTGTCCAGCGACAACCGACCGGTGCATACGGACAGTCTGTCGGCCGAGTCGTTCGACAAGAGCCGGGACGCCGTGATCGCCCGCACCAAGGGGCTGTCCATCCTCACGCACGATGTGCAGAGCCAGCTGAACATGGGCAAGTACGCCGAGGTGGGCGACAGCCTGGCCGAGATGTGCGAGCTGGTGGTGGCGCTGGTGGAGTCGTCGGCCCACGCCGCTTACCTGGCGGCGGCCGAGGCGCCCGGCTCGCAGGCGGCCGTGGCCGGCTTGGTGGACCGCTACCGGATGAGCCGGGCCCGCCACGAAGTGGAGCAGAGCTGCGGGCTGCTGAGGACGGCGTCCGTGTCCGAGCTGAGCCCGCCGCTGCTGCTCGAGGTGTCCCGCGGCATCTCCCGGGGGCTCCGCAGCCTGACCGACGCCTGCGTGCTGGCCTCGGACAGCAGCCGCGACCGCTTCGCCCGCGAGCAGTTCAAGCTCGGCGTCAAGTGCATGAGCTCCAGCGCCACGGCGCTGCTCGCCTGCGTGCGGGAGCTGAAGGCGCGGCCGTGCGAGGCGGCCCGGGCTCGCTGCGTGCTCTTCGGCGGTCCCCTGCTGCAAGCCGTGCACGCCCTGGTGGGCTTCGCCACCGAGCCGCAGTTCCTGGGCAAGGCGGCGTGCGTGAGCGCCGAGGGCCGCGCCGTGCAGACCGCCGTGCTGGGCGGCGCGATGAGCGTGGTGTCGGCCTGCGTGCTGCTCACCCAGTGCCTGCGGGACATCGCGCTGCACTCCGACAGCACCAAGGCGCCCGACTACCGGCAGCGCCTGCAGAACTCCGCCCTGGCCGTGTCGGACGGCTGCAACCTGCTATCGCAGGCGCTGCGGGACAGGACCTCGCCCAGAACTCTACCGCCACTCAATTGCCATTCTGTGAATTAA